GAGGAACCTTTGGAGGGGCTGACCACGGCCCAGTTAATGGCGCGGCAAGCGCCGCGGGCCTGGTTGTTGCCGGGGATGCTGGCTCGGCATGAGGCGGCGGTGATTTTGGGCCCCAGCAAATGCATGAAGACCTCACTGGCGGTCGATCTGTGCGGCGCGCTCGCGAGCGGCGGCAAGTTTTTGGGCCAGTTCGCGGCGGAGCGGGCGTTTCGCGTCGGCTTTGTCGGTGGTGAAGGGGCCGAGCAGGTGGTGACCGACCTTGCGCCGCGCTGGAGCACCGCGGCGCAAGTCGACTTGTCGACGCTGGATCGACTGGTTTGGGGGCTGAACATGGCTGAGCTTGGCGATCCGGTGAATTTGCGGCGGCTAACCGCTTGGATCGAGCGACACCAGTTGGAAGTGGTGTTGATCGATGCGGCCGATTTCTCGACCGCGACGCCGCGAGCCCAGGCCCGGCAACTACGCGAGTTGGTTCGCTGCTGTTTAGAAGCCGGCGCCACGCCGATTCTCTGTTGCCCAACGCGAAAAGAGTTGCCGCCGCGGGCATTAAGCGCCGCCGATCTGGCCAGCGCCGCGTGCCACGCCGTTGCGCGGCAATGGCTGCTGGTCAATCGCCGGCAAGCGTTTGAGCCGGGAAGCGGGCGACACCAGTTGTGGTTGACGCTAGGCGGCGCGGGGCAAAGCCGCTTGTGGGGCGTCGACATTGACGAAGGTCAAGAGACCGAACAGGCAGGGCGCAAGTGGGAAGTGCTGCTGCGCGACGTGCCGGCCATCGAAGAAGAAACGGCTCAGTTGGCCGCCAAAGCGCAGGCCGATCACTTGCGTTGGAAACTGCGGGGAGCGATGTCGCAAATTGATCCAGCTCAGGCGACCAAGCTGAAGATCCGCGAGCAGAGCGGGATGAGCGGCGCCAAGTTCGGCCCGACTTGGCAGCGTCTGGTCGACGCCGGTGAAATCCGACTCGCTTCGAATAGCGATCCCCACATGCGCCAGTGGGAGCCCCGCTATCGCCTGGTCGATCTAGCGGAATGCAACGATCGCGATTCGGCCGAGTTCGACCCGCTCGACGATACCTTCCTCACTATGACGACCGCCGAACTACTGGGCTACGCCGAAAAAGCAACGCCGCCGAGTCCAGACCAGCACGCCGACCAGCCGAGCTGTTCGTCGAGCGAAGCAGCGGAAATCGCCCCGCGCCACGATCGCCTGCCGACGCCCGAAAATAGGTCTCGCGAGAGTCCACTCGAAAAAAATTCGCAGGCAAGTCCAGTCCACTCCCCCCGCAAGGCGCGGAAACGACGCGCGAAAGTGCGAAGGCGGAGAAGGTGAAGCAGCGACGATTGTTGCCGCAAAAGCAAATTGAGGCGTGCCACGGCTCACTGAGCCGTGGCACGCGATTCCTCTTTGCTTGCAGAGGCCAGGCGCGAACCCCCTCTCCCAGAGACCTCTCCTTTCCAATGAATGCGATTACGATAATCCGCCGCGCGGATTCACCAAAACTTCAAGCCGGCGTCAACGGCCTGCGGATTTGGCGATGTCGAGACGGCGCACCTTGGAAGAGAGTGAAATACGGGGTGAGAAGGGACGATTCTGTGCCTTTGACCGCGTGACCTACTCGCTCTCTTCACAAATTTCCCGCGGCGTACCCCCTCACGACGACGTCAAAAGGAAAAGGTTCGACAACGAAACGTTGCTGTCAAAATCGCAGATGTGTTATGCTAAGGGTCTGACTTCGCTCCCCTCCTCACCCCGACTGGGGTCGGATTCCAGCCCTACAAAAGTTCCTTGATCGAGCCCAAACGACTGTAGCTCAACCAGGCAGAGCACCCGTAGAAGCGGTTAGAAATCGGTTCGAACCCGATCAGTCGTCATCGACAATAACCTCAGGGAGAGATGGATGTCGGCAATTCTCGAGCGTCCAACGCTCGTTCTCAATCGAAACTGGCAACCCGTTGGGGTCGCCTCGGTGGCCCGCTCGTTGACCAAGGTCTTTAGCGGTACGGCGAGGATCGTCGATCCGCTCAGCTACCAACTGTACGACTGGGAAGATTGGTCGCAACTTGTCCCGAACAAGGACGAGCCGTTCATCTCGTCGCAACGGCTGAGGATTCGCGTTCCGGAAGTTGTCACGCTGGTCAACTACGATCGCGTCCCGCGCAATACGGTGACGTTCAGTCGTCGTAACGTGTTCAAGCGCGACAACTATACGTGCCAATATTGCGGCTCGCGTCCGGGGAGCGAAAGCTTGACGATCGACCACGTCCTGCCGCGTGCGCAAGGAGGCGAGTCGAGTTGGGAGAACTGCGTGTTGGCCTGCGTCGAATGCAATCATTCGAAGGCGAACCGCACGCCGCTCCAGGCGCGAATGCCGTTGCATTCGATCCCGGTCCGGCCGCGCTGGTCACCGGTGTACGCCGCTCGCCGCGTCCGGATTGAATCGTGGGCCAAGTTCATCAGCGAAGCGTACTGGGATACCGAACTGGGCGCCTAGACGCGTGCGGAACATGGAAAAACGCAAACAGCCGTCCGAGTTACTCGGACGGCTGTTTTTTAGCGAACGACTATACCAAGCGCCAAGTTAACCTTTGTTGGCGACGACCGGGGGCGTTTCGACAAGATGCTGCGATTCGAGCTTCACAAGTTCGACGTAATCTTCCCTTGCCTCTGCGTCCGCCATCACCGCCAGATTGATCGCTAGGGCGCGCGTTTCCAACCAGTATTGAAGACGTTCGAGTTTTACAATTTCGAGTTCGAAATTCTCTCGTTGCTCGTCCAGCTCTTCGATCGCGCTATCGATTTCTTGGAGCTTGGCGTAGTTCTCATTCTCGAGAATCGCTTGCTTTACGACATCTGCTTCCTCGGCGAGTAGACGCGCCGTTTCAGGGTGCCAAGGACTGCCGATCTCGGGCCAGCGATGCTGGATCGCTTTAGCGATTTCGCGTTTCGCCGTCCCCAACTCCTGCTTTTTGTCGCGGAGATCTCCATCGACCTTTTTCTTTTCTTCTCGAATTCGCTGGATCGCTTCCTCGACTTCTTTGCCGCGATCGGCGCCGACAAGCTCATACCGTTGGCTGAGACCTTCGATCACCGCTCGTTCGCAGGGATCGGCCGACGCCAACAACACTTCAATCGGAGAATGGCTCGACAGCAAACCGTCTCGACCAGTCGTGGCCGAGTAATGTCGCAAGAAAGCGTCTGAAGTCCGCGTGGGGATGTCGATCGTGTCGGCGTTCAGCACAGTATAGGCATGCGCCTCCAACAGTGAACTGCGTCCGTCTTGATCAAAATCAGGTCGCGTCACCGACTGACCTGTGCGGGTCTCTCCGGTCAGCGCTTCCCAGAAATACGAAGAGTATTCTCGATACTCGGCTTGCTGGATGTTTGGCGTACAACCAGCGGCGACCCGATCAGGCACCGTGGAAAAGAACCCGCAGCGCGGATGTTCGGCCATCCCCTTTTCTGGATCGCCCCCTTTGAAAATCAAGTTGCCGAAACCTCCGCTATAGCATTGCACCATGACGGCGATCACCGGCGCGTCGGCCGGCAGTTCGTCCAGCTTTTCGGTCCACTCGGTGACCGTCATCTCCTGGGAGTTCCAAAGATGCGTCCGATTGTTGACGAGCGGCTTGGCTCGCTTCTTTGGCTCCTCTTTATTGGAATCGCCTTCTTTCTTCTTCTCCGATTTCTTCTCCCCTTTCGCAGGTTCTTCTTTGGTCGGCTTCGAGCGACCGCCGTGCCCTGTAAAATAGAAGACCAAACGGTCTTCTGCCGAGAGACGCTCTGCGAGATCTTGGAGCGACTTCTCAATCATTTCCGGCTCGGCGGCGCCGCTGACGCCGGGGATCGAACTCGAGCGATAGTTGAACTGGACGCCGTTGCTGGGCCCCACAATCTCGGCCAGCAGCGTACGGAGATCTTCCTCGCCGCGCGTGACATCTTCGTACTGCAGATCGGCCTGCGGATTGTCGCCGTCGTCGAACAGGATTTGATGCTCCAGTTGATCCAGCCCCAAGCGAGCGAGGGACCGCTGAAAGTAAAGAACATTATTCTCTAAGGATATCTGACTGCTCTTGGCGACAGGCCCTCCCCCCACCGTAAAGAAATGATCGGCGGCTTGGACGGACGCAGCGTGCAGCGCGAGTAGGCATAGCCCTACGCACAAAGAAGATGTCATTCGAACCATCGCAAACCTGTTCTCATAGAAGTCAGAGATTTTGACAAATAATGCGCAACGCCAATCCAACGTTTCGCGATAACATGCGGCTGTTAACGCAACTCTCTACGTGCAACCTAGTTACTTACCACCGCGAACAGTCGCCTGTCGCCGCGCTGCTTGCACCAACCAGATCCGCAGCAGAATGTATCGCGCTCCGGCGAATAATGCGGCGAGTTTCCTGCGACGTCGGACGAGTTCAATGGGCGATAGAAGTCCGGCGCACGACGCATGATCAACAAATCACGATTGTAACTTGTGTGTGAACGCAATGCAGTTTTTGGTTCAATGATTTTGCGAAGAATTCGTAGAGAGAGTCACCATGTCGTGCGCCGCGACCTCTCCCGCTTGAATCACCATCGCGAACCAACCTGTTAGCTTTTCGCGATTCGGTCGCGTCTTTCCGGTCAGCGGATGTTGCGCGTAACAGGGCGCCCAACGGCGAGTCAAACGCACGATCACTTCGCCTAGCTGAACCTCGGCGCCTTCGACCAATTGACCAAGGCGAATGCCGGCGACCGTGATGTTCTCCCCTACGCTTCCCGGCGGCGCCGGCTCATCATCGATCGTTAGCTGGTCATATAGCTCGACATCAAACAGACTCACGGCTCGCTCGTTAGTCTCATGCTCGAGATAACGATGCTTATCACCGACGATCCCCTGCTGCGTCAACTCGATCGTTGCAACCGAGTAACGGGGAATGCCCCCGGATGTTGAAGTGCAAACCGCGATCACCCTGCCTGTCGCATTCATTTTGAGTTATTCCAAAATAGTTAAGTAAGCAGGGGGAACTTCGTCTGTCAGCCAAACCTGGTTGGGCGTCACGTAAAACAAATAACCATCGGCATGCATTCGTCGAGCTGCGATTTGCAACAACACCGGCTTACCCCGTCGTTGCCCAACGGCGCTGGCCGCTTGCGGATCGTGATGAAGATGAACGTGATGGCGTTTCATTTTTTTCAGCCCTGTCTCCAGAATAATCGCGACCGACGTCTCCGGCGTTCCATGCAGCAACACCTCAGGCGGCACGGCTGTTTCATAGCCCAGCTCCACTTCGACCGAATGCCCTTGCGCCGCGCGGATCCGTCGCCCGTCCGCTGAAAACAGGAAACGCCGCTTATCGTTTCGCGTCACGACTTCTTGCAGCTCCGCCAAGGTCAACGGCCGACTTTCGCGATTGATCGCGGCGAGCAACGCGTCGACTTCGATCCAACCCTGCTCATCGAGTTCGATTCCAATTTTATCGGGCTGATGTCGCAGCACCAAGCTAAGAAATTTGCTCGTCTTTATAAGCTGTTTCTCGTCCATCTCTTTCACTGAATCTCTATCTTGAATGATTGAAGTTAGGCAATGGAAAATTGCCGCCGCCTATTTACTCTTCATAGCCCGAAGCGCGAGCTTTGAGGTTGCGCTATTGGGCAATTCAGGAAGTGTTGAACACGGGTGAAGCACGATCAAACAGGTTCCGAATCCACCGAAAATCGTCACACTAGAGCGCTTTTCAGCAAGCTGAACAAAGAGTCCTCTGTCGTCTAGCTTCTCCCCCAAAATCAGCCGCACGGCGTTAGCCGCGGTTTTTGTCTCCAATTTTCCGTCGACAAAGAGTTCCTGTCAGAAACCGCGGCTAACGCCGTGCGGCTGATGTCGATACGTGCCGCGCAGCGCCGTCTTCACTTTCAAGCGTTGGAAAATCAAAATGGGTCAGCTAGCGGAAAACCGTCACACTAGCCCGCCAGCGCCAGCGAGGGACTAGAGTTGGCGATCCTAACACGGATTGAAGTGGCGAGCCGTATTCCCTCGCTGGCGCAGCGGGCTAGTGTGACGGTTTTCCGCTTGATTCCCATCGTGTTTTACCGCTCTTCATCCGTGGCTTTGCCGTGTTCGATTCTTCTATTCTGTCAAAAAAGCGCAACTTCAAAGCTCGCGCTGCGGGCTACGAAGAGGGATGCTTGCCCCATTTTTCTAGGGGGCGATGTCAGCGCTTTGAATCAGGGTGACGCCGTGCGCTTTCATCTCCTCCAAAGCGGCGTTCACATCGCCGGGGCTTAAATCAACGCCGCGACACGCGTCCACAATCAACCATACGCGGTATCCCAGGTCGATCGCGTCGAGCGCCGTATATTTGACGCAATAGTCTGTCGCGAGTCCCGCGAGATAAAGTTCGGCGACTCCCTTGGCTTGCAGCCAGTCATGCAAACCGGTGGCGTGTCGGCGATCGTTGTCGAAAAAGCCGCTATAGCTATCGACTTGCGGATCATCTCCTTTGTAGGCGACATGATCGATCGCACTCGTCTGCAAGTCATCTGAAAATTCGCTGCCCTTCGTCTGTTGAATGCAATGATCCGGCCACAAGATCTGCGGTAGTCCATGCAAGTCAATCTGCTGGCCGACCGCGTATCCGTGATGTTGACTCGCGAAACTTTCGTGCTTAGGCGGATGCCAATCTTTGGTCGCGACGACCAGGTCAAACTTTCGCAGACAAGCGTTAATGATCGGCACAATTTGATCTCCCTCAGCGACCGCCAGACTGCCGCCGGGAAGAAAGTCCTTTTGCACGTCGATCAGCAATAAAGCGCGCATGTTCACCGGCTCCTTACAATTCGAAGTGAAATCCATTTTTGACGAGTTGCTCGTACTTCTCGCGATTGAAACGATAAAGCCGAGCCGCGCGATGCGAAACGTCGCGTTCCACTTCCTGCAAGTCTTCTAGTACACCTAGCCCCAACGCCTTCTTGCGAAAGTTCCGCTTGTCGAGCGAGCGTCCGAGCACCGTCTCGTACATCCGTTGCAATTGCCGGAGCGAAAACTTCTCCGGCAGCAGTTCAAATCCAATCGGCTGATAGCGAACCTTCCCTTGCAATCGCTCTTGCGCCATTTGCAAAATTTGCTCGTGATCGAACGCCAGCGACGGCAGGTCATCGAGTTCAAACCATGCGGCGGCTCGCGCGTCGGTCGCCGCTTCAACCTGGTGATCTTTCAAATTTACCAGCGCGTAATAGGCGATCGTAATCACGCGGGTACGAGGATCACGATCGACCGCGCCAAAGGTGTAAAGTTGCTCCAAAAAGAGATCGCTAACGCCGGTCTCTTCTTGCAACTCACGCAGCGCCGCTTGATCGAGCGATTCGTCCATCTCGACAAAACCGCCCGGCAACGCCCAACGCCCTTCGTACGGATCGGCGTCGCGTTGGACCAACAGAATTTTCAGGCCGTCTTCATCCAGACCGAAAATCACGCAGTCGACCGTGACCGATGGTCGAGCATATTCGTAAACAAACGACATGGCTTAAACCTCCTCGCGCCAACCATGAGCCTCGCGAATCATCTGTTCGCGTTGCCGGAACAGCTTTTTATCGATCCCCACCGGATAACTGTGCGGATTTAAAAGCCGCAACACGCTGGGGTGAAATTGCTCAAGCTGAGCTTTGGTTCTCGCTTGCATCTCGGCCAACGGGGGCGATGTGTAGACGACTTCGCCTTGACGCATGACCGGCAGCAATAGCGACTCGCTCTCCAGCTTCGCCGGCAATTTCTTCCGGCGAAGCGGATCGGCCGGGTCGAAAATCGCATTCAAGTCAGGCTCGCCCAGCAGTTCGTCGTACATCAGATCGCCGGCGACTTGACCAGCTTGCAGAAAGCGCCGCACTTGCAAGCGGCCAGGAATGGTCGTTTTGATCCGTTGCTCCGAGAGCTTGATGCGATGCTCCCACTGGCCCGCTTCGTTTTGAATTGCGGCCAGTTTGTAAACGCCTCCCAAAGCTGGCTGATCATAGGCGGTCGCCAAGCGGGTGCCGACTCCCCAAATCGAAATCTTGGCGCCTTGCTGTTTCAAGCTCTGGATGACATGTTCATCCAAGTCGCTGCTGCCGACGATCGCCGCTTCGGGAAAGCCGGCGTCATCCAGCAAACGACGAGCTTCGATGCTTAGATAAGCGAGATCGCCCGAGTCGAGCCGGATGCCGGCCAGTTTGTGCCCCCGCTTCCGCAGGTCTTGCCCCACTTCAATCGCATGGCGGACGCCGTCGAGCGTGTCGTAAGTGTCGACCAAAAAGACGCAGTTGTTGGGCATGACTTCGGC
The nucleotide sequence above comes from Blastopirellula sp. J2-11. Encoded proteins:
- a CDS encoding AAA family ATPase, which encodes MSMVLIESASNPTNQIISDEACSPLLGLDVANQGGNHHKPGDLAASGSEVDRSPNQAEEPLEGLTTAQLMARQAPRAWLLPGMLARHEAAVILGPSKCMKTSLAVDLCGALASGGKFLGQFAAERAFRVGFVGGEGAEQVVTDLAPRWSTAAQVDLSTLDRLVWGLNMAELGDPVNLRRLTAWIERHQLEVVLIDAADFSTATPRAQARQLRELVRCCLEAGATPILCCPTRKELPPRALSAADLASAACHAVARQWLLVNRRQAFEPGSGRHQLWLTLGGAGQSRLWGVDIDEGQETEQAGRKWEVLLRDVPAIEEETAQLAAKAQADHLRWKLRGAMSQIDPAQATKLKIREQSGMSGAKFGPTWQRLVDAGEIRLASNSDPHMRQWEPRYRLVDLAECNDRDSAEFDPLDDTFLTMTTAELLGYAEKATPPSPDQHADQPSCSSSEAAEIAPRHDRLPTPENRSRESPLEKNSQASPVHSPRKARKRRAKVRRRRR
- a CDS encoding HNH endonuclease; the encoded protein is MSAILERPTLVLNRNWQPVGVASVARSLTKVFSGTARIVDPLSYQLYDWEDWSQLVPNKDEPFISSQRLRIRVPEVVTLVNYDRVPRNTVTFSRRNVFKRDNYTCQYCGSRPGSESLTIDHVLPRAQGGESSWENCVLACVECNHSKANRTPLQARMPLHSIPVRPRWSPVYAARRVRIESWAKFISEAYWDTELGA
- a CDS encoding MOSC domain-containing protein produces the protein MNATGRVIAVCTSTSGGIPRYSVATIELTQQGIVGDKHRYLEHETNERAVSLFDVELYDQLTIDDEPAPPGSVGENITVAGIRLGQLVEGAEVQLGEVIVRLTRRWAPCYAQHPLTGKTRPNREKLTGWFAMVIQAGEVAAHDMVTLSTNSSQNH
- a CDS encoding RNA 2'-phosphotransferase codes for the protein MDEKQLIKTSKFLSLVLRHQPDKIGIELDEQGWIEVDALLAAINRESRPLTLAELQEVVTRNDKRRFLFSADGRRIRAAQGHSVEVELGYETAVPPEVLLHGTPETSVAIILETGLKKMKRHHVHLHHDPQAASAVGQRRGKPVLLQIAARRMHADGYLFYVTPNQVWLTDEVPPAYLTILE
- the pncA gene encoding bifunctional nicotinamidase/pyrazinamidase gives rise to the protein MRALLLIDVQKDFLPGGSLAVAEGDQIVPIINACLRKFDLVVATKDWHPPKHESFASQHHGYAVGQQIDLHGLPQILWPDHCIQQTKGSEFSDDLQTSAIDHVAYKGDDPQVDSYSGFFDNDRRHATGLHDWLQAKGVAELYLAGLATDYCVKYTALDAIDLGYRVWLIVDACRGVDLSPGDVNAALEEMKAHGVTLIQSADIAP
- a CDS encoding NUDIX hydrolase; the protein is MSFVYEYARPSVTVDCVIFGLDEDGLKILLVQRDADPYEGRWALPGGFVEMDESLDQAALRELQEETGVSDLFLEQLYTFGAVDRDPRTRVITIAYYALVNLKDHQVEAATDARAAAWFELDDLPSLAFDHEQILQMAQERLQGKVRYQPIGFELLPEKFSLRQLQRMYETVLGRSLDKRNFRKKALGLGVLEDLQEVERDVSHRAARLYRFNREKYEQLVKNGFHFEL
- a CDS encoding nicotinate phosphoribosyltransferase; this encodes MLPTLYRGSLALLTDLYQLTMAYGYWKQRRADRMATFQLFFRKLPFSGGYAVAAGLELALDYVRQFRFDDDDLSYLATLRGNDDRPLFEEEFFAYLAKLRFTGDIDAIAEGTLVFPNEPLVRVTAPLLVAQLLETPLLNLINFSTLVATKSARICQAARGQPVLEFGLRRAQGIDGGLTGTRAAYIGGAAATSNVLAGKLLGIPVRGTHAHSWVMAYGDEREAFADYAEVMPNNCVFLVDTYDTLDGVRHAIEVGQDLRKRGHKLAGIRLDSGDLAYLSIEARRLLDDAGFPEAAIVGSSDLDEHVIQSLKQQGAKISIWGVGTRLATAYDQPALGGVYKLAAIQNEAGQWEHRIKLSEQRIKTTIPGRLQVRRFLQAGQVAGDLMYDELLGEPDLNAIFDPADPLRRKKLPAKLESESLLLPVMRQGEVVYTSPPLAEMQARTKAQLEQFHPSVLRLLNPHSYPVGIDKKLFRQREQMIREAHGWREEV